The following proteins are co-located in the Sandaracinaceae bacterium genome:
- a CDS encoding Rdx family protein, with translation MARVEITYCPKCRWLPRAAWLAEELLFTFERGLSVTLRPGEAGEMRVLLDGRILFDRAVEGRFPEPKELKQAIRDRVEPSRDLGHSDG, from the coding sequence GTGGCGCGCGTGGAGATCACCTACTGCCCGAAGTGCCGCTGGCTCCCGCGCGCCGCGTGGCTGGCCGAGGAGCTGCTCTTCACCTTCGAGCGGGGACTGAGCGTGACGCTCCGGCCGGGAGAGGCGGGCGAGATGCGCGTGCTCCTCGACGGTCGGATCCTCTTCGACCGCGCGGTCGAGGGGCGCTTCCCGGAGCCGAAGGAGCTGAAGCAGGCGATCCGCGATCGCGTCGAGCCCTCGCGCGATCTCGGCCACTCGGACGGTTGA
- a CDS encoding NAD(P)/FAD-dependent oxidoreductase — protein MKKPHVVILGGGFGGLATAKSLRRAPVRVTLVDQSNHHLFQPLLYQVATSALTAPDIAAPLRKLLRKQENTQVLMARAVSIDPDARVVRLDQGELEYDYLVLATGMVNNYFGHPEWEAHAPGLKTLREALDVRSRVLRAYEAAERETDPERRKELLTFVLIGAGPTGVEMAGALREIAAETLAADFRTFDADKDVRVVLLEGTDRVLPAMHPESSRDALTSLKELGVEVHLETFAESVDAHGVCTADGMRIQAATVVWAAGLKASPLTEGLGAERDRAGRVKVEPDLTVPGRPEVYVLGDLISLEQDGEPLPGVAQTAIQSGKFAAEQIDAEVQDLPKRARFVYKDKGSMATIGRARAVAEVSSSRFSGFFAWMLWLVIHILFLVDFRNRIAVLMEWAYAYVTWRRSARVILDAPSRHRPALERDAILRSELTRSSERPAATD, from the coding sequence ATGAAGAAGCCGCACGTGGTGATCCTCGGGGGCGGGTTCGGTGGGCTCGCGACGGCGAAGAGCCTCCGCCGCGCGCCGGTGCGGGTGACGCTCGTCGACCAGAGCAACCATCACCTCTTCCAGCCCCTGCTCTACCAGGTCGCCACCAGCGCGCTGACCGCCCCCGACATCGCCGCGCCGCTGCGCAAGCTGCTCCGCAAGCAGGAGAACACGCAGGTGCTGATGGCGCGGGCGGTGTCGATCGATCCGGACGCGCGGGTCGTGCGCCTGGACCAAGGAGAGCTCGAATACGACTACCTCGTGCTCGCGACCGGCATGGTCAACAACTACTTCGGACACCCGGAGTGGGAGGCCCACGCCCCCGGCCTCAAGACCTTGCGGGAGGCGCTCGACGTGCGCTCACGGGTGCTGCGCGCCTACGAGGCGGCGGAGCGAGAGACCGACCCCGAGCGGCGCAAGGAGCTGCTGACGTTCGTGCTCATCGGGGCCGGTCCGACCGGCGTCGAGATGGCCGGCGCGCTGCGCGAGATCGCCGCGGAGACGCTCGCGGCCGATTTCCGCACCTTCGACGCGGACAAGGACGTGCGCGTGGTGCTTCTCGAGGGCACCGACCGCGTCTTGCCCGCCATGCACCCGGAGTCGTCGCGGGACGCGCTGACCTCGCTGAAGGAGCTCGGCGTGGAGGTGCACCTCGAGACGTTCGCGGAGTCGGTCGACGCGCACGGCGTATGCACCGCCGACGGGATGCGCATCCAGGCGGCCACCGTGGTCTGGGCGGCGGGCCTGAAGGCGAGCCCGCTGACCGAGGGCCTCGGCGCCGAGCGGGATCGCGCGGGCCGGGTCAAGGTCGAGCCGGACCTGACCGTGCCGGGCCGCCCGGAGGTCTACGTGCTCGGCGATCTCATCTCGCTCGAGCAGGACGGCGAGCCGCTGCCGGGGGTGGCGCAGACCGCGATCCAGAGCGGGAAGTTCGCGGCCGAGCAGATCGACGCCGAGGTCCAGGACCTCCCGAAGCGCGCACGCTTCGTGTACAAGGACAAGGGCTCCATGGCGACCATCGGGCGCGCGCGCGCCGTCGCCGAGGTGTCGAGCAGCCGCTTCAGCGGCTTCTTCGCGTGGATGCTCTGGCTGGTCATCCACATCCTCTTCCTCGTGGACTTCCGCAACCGCATCGCGGTGCTGATGGAGTGGGCGTACGCGTACGTCACCTGGCGCCGGAGCGCGCGCGTGATCCTCGACGCGCCGAGCCGCCACCGGCCGGCGCTGGAGCGCGACGCGATCTTGCGCTCCGAGCTGACGCGCAGCAGCGAGCGCCCGGCCGCGACGGACTGA
- a CDS encoding phytanoyl-CoA dioxygenase family protein, with amino-acid sequence MNRLLALAQVFGQGKSFRDNPILGDPHLNRLGLHAARVALAHACVSARRAQLAPMVDASVRRDFARDGFVKIERFLPPATFEAALREARAYRGQVRECVQGDTLTHRVLLDGATRRRMPAIGRAVRDPRLRRVVAYAAGSTWPPLFYVQQILNRVRRAAPDPQKHLHSDTFHATAKAWLFLEDVAPDAGPLRFVPGSHRLTLERLRWERERSLDAVSDRDSYSARGSLRLTEADRERLGLQAPIDFAVPANTLVVADTHGFHARGHASGPASRLELWAYVRPNPFGALALPSPPGAGHVQDAILRRWWERQDARYARRGHVAPWHPVWRDSLEKHQAS; translated from the coding sequence GTGAACCGTCTGCTCGCGCTCGCCCAGGTCTTCGGGCAGGGGAAGTCCTTCCGCGACAACCCCATCCTCGGGGATCCACACCTGAACCGCCTCGGCCTGCACGCGGCCCGCGTCGCGCTCGCGCACGCCTGCGTGTCGGCGCGCCGCGCGCAGCTGGCGCCCATGGTCGACGCGTCGGTGCGGCGCGACTTCGCGCGAGACGGCTTCGTGAAGATCGAGCGCTTCCTCCCGCCCGCCACGTTCGAGGCCGCGCTGCGGGAGGCGCGCGCGTACCGGGGCCAGGTGCGGGAGTGCGTGCAGGGAGACACATTGACGCACCGCGTGCTGCTGGATGGCGCGACGCGCCGTCGCATGCCGGCCATCGGCCGCGCGGTGCGCGACCCACGCCTCCGCCGCGTCGTCGCCTACGCGGCGGGCTCGACCTGGCCTCCGCTCTTCTACGTGCAGCAGATCCTCAACCGCGTCCGCCGCGCCGCGCCCGATCCGCAGAAGCACCTCCACTCCGACACCTTTCACGCGACGGCCAAGGCGTGGCTGTTCCTCGAGGACGTCGCCCCCGATGCGGGCCCGCTGCGTTTCGTGCCCGGCTCCCACCGGCTGACCCTGGAGCGCCTCCGCTGGGAGCGCGAGCGCAGCCTGGACGCGGTGTCCGACCGCGACAGCTACTCGGCGCGCGGCTCGCTTCGCTTGACGGAAGCGGACCGCGAGCGCCTCGGTCTCCAAGCGCCGATCGACTTCGCGGTCCCCGCCAACACCCTCGTCGTGGCCGACACGCATGGCTTCCACGCGCGCGGGCACGCCAGCGGCCCCGCGTCCCGGCTCGAGCTCTGGGCCTACGTCCGGCCCAACCCGTTCGGCGCGCTCGCCCTCCCGTCACCGCCAGGCGCGGGGCATGTGCAGGACGCGATTCTGAGACGCTGGTGGGAGCGGCAGGACGCGCGCTACGCGAGGCGGGGGCACGTCGCGCCGTGGCATCCCGTGTGGCGGGACTCGCTCGAGAAGCATCAGGCCAGCTGA
- the sixA gene encoding phosphohistidine phosphatase SixA — protein sequence MDLYVVRHAIAEERRPDLVDASRALTKSGRKRFARCVAGLERLELRFDRVLHSPWRRAAQTAELMTSLGRAIEPHEALAAPPSRGLLEVLGEAGETVAVVGHEPWLSELIAWLVVGEPADGDARFRMKKGGVAQLRGTPRPGRMQLRALLPPKLFLE from the coding sequence ATGGATCTCTACGTCGTCCGGCACGCCATCGCGGAGGAGCGGCGGCCCGATCTCGTCGACGCGAGCCGCGCGCTCACCAAGTCGGGGCGAAAGCGCTTCGCGCGCTGCGTGGCGGGCCTGGAGCGGCTCGAGCTCCGCTTCGACCGGGTCCTGCACAGCCCCTGGCGGAGGGCGGCCCAGACGGCCGAGCTGATGACCTCGCTGGGGCGCGCGATCGAGCCGCACGAGGCCCTCGCCGCGCCGCCCTCACGCGGGCTGCTCGAGGTGCTCGGGGAGGCCGGCGAGACGGTCGCGGTGGTGGGACACGAGCCGTGGCTCAGCGAGCTGATCGCGTGGCTCGTCGTGGGCGAGCCGGCGGACGGCGACGCGCGCTTTCGCATGAAGAAGGGCGGCGTCGCGCAGCTGCGAGGCACGCCGCGGCCCGGCCGCATGCAGCTCCGGGCGCTGCTGCCGCCGAAGCTCTTCCTGGAGTGA
- a CDS encoding SRPBCC family protein, giving the protein MRRFSVALVCLSAVTLVASAQDALTPRERHRLDEGELVRRPRTTRAGRFRYIGGTSWLRVRAPRREVWRVIDDVTRYPRLLPGVVEAREIERRAGRRLVYLRHRYAFVQTSYYAVVRPDPERYTIDFELDRTRPHDVRAGRGFLMVTRWAGGRESIVTWGIRADVGAGLLTGVFAPLLRDWILRVPECVRAELEPGRASC; this is encoded by the coding sequence ATGAGGCGATTCTCGGTGGCGCTCGTGTGCCTGTCTGCGGTCACCCTGGTGGCCTCGGCCCAGGACGCGCTGACGCCGCGCGAGCGCCATCGGCTGGACGAGGGCGAGCTCGTCCGGCGTCCCCGGACCACCCGCGCCGGCCGCTTTCGCTACATCGGCGGCACCAGCTGGCTGCGGGTCCGCGCGCCTCGCCGTGAGGTGTGGCGCGTGATCGACGACGTCACCCGCTACCCGCGGCTACTCCCGGGCGTGGTCGAGGCCCGCGAGATCGAGCGGCGAGCAGGCCGTCGGCTCGTCTACCTGCGACACCGCTACGCGTTCGTGCAGACGTCCTACTACGCCGTCGTGCGGCCCGATCCGGAGCGCTACACCATCGACTTCGAGCTCGACCGCACGCGGCCCCACGACGTGCGCGCCGGCCGGGGCTTCCTGATGGTCACGCGCTGGGCGGGCGGCCGCGAGTCGATCGTCACCTGGGGCATCCGGGCCGACGTCGGCGCGGGGCTGCTCACGGGCGTGTTCGCGCCGCTCCTCCGGGACTGGATCCTCCGGGTCCCGGAGTGCGTGCGCGCGGAGCTCGAGCCGGGGCGCGCCAGCTGTTGA
- a CDS encoding ATP-binding protein — MTKTPEPLPAARVRRRLDPESLAFESTGELEPLAGLLGQDRAEEAMRFGASIQRKGFNLYVLGPPGMGKHHLAREVIEAQARRGEVPQDWVYVHRFDDADRPKAMALPPGRGHALEEAMSRFVEDLVDVVRAAFETEEFQNRRRVIEQRIESQHEDAFGALADQAEEKGLRLLRTPGGLAFAPLKEGEVLDPKAFAALPEEEQAKLKQALSEMEDALRDLMRQAPRWQREAREALRELERELAGYAVAHQLRELREAFADATEVASWLDAVEEDVVEHAPSLLADDSGEEAVKKALLGGNGPLRRYRVNLLVDRREAVEAPVVFEDHPTLDRLVGRIEQRAQLGALVSDFTLIKAGALHRANGGTLILDARRLLAQPSAWDSLKRALRHGEIEIESLGKALGMSTGSLEPDPIPLTAKIVLVGDRQLYYLLSALDPDFDQLFKVAADFEDDVPWDAAHVADFARLTAGVVKSEELLDFDRGAVARLVEHAARLADHNEKITTNLTRICDVMREADWHARRRELERVRAEDVQAAIDARRQREGRIRERGLEAFSDGTLLLDTSGDVVGQINGLSVMAIGHSRFGRPNRITCRVRVGKGEVVDIEREVQLGGPIHSKGVMILSSFLGAHYGEAQPLSLSASLVFEQSYGGVDGDSASLAELCALISALAEAPLAQRFAMTGSVNQMGQVQAIGGANEKVEGFFDVCRERGLDGTQGVILPAANVQHLMLREDVAAAVEEGTFSVYAVAHVDEALALLTGEDPGERDEHGLYSRGTVHYRVRARLEQFAERARAFLSRPGDGG; from the coding sequence ATGACGAAGACGCCGGAGCCTCTGCCCGCCGCGCGCGTACGGCGTCGCCTCGATCCCGAGTCGCTCGCGTTCGAGTCGACCGGCGAGCTCGAGCCGCTCGCCGGCCTGCTGGGGCAAGACCGAGCCGAGGAGGCGATGCGCTTCGGCGCCAGCATCCAGCGCAAGGGCTTCAACCTCTACGTGCTCGGGCCGCCGGGGATGGGCAAACATCACCTCGCCCGCGAGGTCATCGAGGCGCAGGCGCGGCGCGGCGAGGTCCCGCAGGACTGGGTCTACGTGCACCGGTTCGACGACGCGGATCGACCGAAGGCGATGGCGCTGCCGCCCGGGCGGGGGCACGCGCTCGAGGAGGCGATGTCCCGGTTCGTGGAGGACCTCGTCGACGTGGTCCGAGCCGCGTTCGAGACGGAGGAGTTCCAGAACCGCCGCCGCGTGATCGAGCAGCGCATCGAGAGCCAGCACGAGGACGCGTTCGGCGCGCTCGCCGATCAAGCCGAGGAGAAGGGGCTCCGCCTCCTGCGGACCCCGGGAGGGCTCGCCTTCGCGCCGCTGAAGGAGGGCGAGGTGCTGGACCCCAAAGCCTTCGCGGCGCTCCCGGAGGAGGAGCAGGCGAAGCTGAAACAGGCCCTCTCGGAGATGGAAGATGCCTTGCGCGACCTCATGCGGCAGGCGCCGCGGTGGCAGCGTGAGGCGCGCGAGGCGCTGCGGGAGCTCGAGCGCGAGCTCGCGGGCTACGCCGTCGCCCACCAGCTGCGGGAGCTGCGCGAGGCGTTCGCGGACGCGACGGAGGTCGCGTCGTGGCTCGACGCGGTGGAGGAGGACGTGGTCGAGCACGCGCCGAGCCTGCTGGCCGACGACTCGGGCGAGGAGGCCGTGAAGAAGGCGCTCCTGGGTGGAAACGGTCCCCTGCGGCGCTACCGGGTGAACCTGCTGGTCGATCGACGCGAGGCCGTCGAGGCGCCGGTCGTCTTCGAGGATCACCCGACGCTCGACCGACTCGTGGGGCGCATCGAGCAGCGTGCGCAGCTCGGCGCGCTCGTCAGCGACTTCACCTTGATCAAGGCTGGCGCGCTGCACCGCGCGAACGGCGGCACGCTCATCCTCGACGCGCGGCGACTGCTCGCGCAGCCGTCGGCGTGGGACAGCCTCAAGCGCGCGCTGCGCCACGGGGAGATCGAGATCGAGTCCCTCGGCAAGGCGCTCGGCATGAGCACGGGCTCGCTCGAGCCGGACCCCATCCCGCTGACCGCCAAGATCGTGCTCGTGGGCGATCGACAGCTCTACTACCTGCTCAGCGCGCTCGATCCGGACTTCGATCAGCTCTTCAAGGTCGCGGCCGACTTCGAGGACGACGTGCCCTGGGACGCCGCGCACGTCGCCGACTTCGCGCGGCTCACCGCGGGGGTGGTCAAGAGCGAAGAGCTGCTCGACTTCGACCGCGGCGCCGTGGCGCGGCTCGTCGAGCACGCGGCGCGGCTGGCCGATCACAACGAGAAGATCACGACCAACCTCACGCGCATCTGCGACGTGATGCGCGAGGCGGACTGGCACGCGCGGCGACGAGAGCTCGAGCGCGTGCGGGCCGAGGACGTGCAGGCCGCGATCGACGCGCGACGCCAGCGCGAGGGGCGCATCCGCGAGCGCGGGCTCGAGGCCTTCTCGGACGGGACCCTCCTGCTCGACACGAGCGGCGACGTGGTCGGACAGATCAACGGCCTGAGCGTGATGGCCATCGGACACAGCCGCTTCGGCCGGCCGAACCGCATCACCTGTCGCGTGCGCGTCGGCAAGGGTGAGGTCGTCGACATCGAGCGCGAGGTGCAGCTCGGCGGGCCCATCCACTCGAAGGGCGTGATGATCCTTTCGAGCTTCCTCGGCGCGCACTACGGCGAGGCGCAGCCGCTCAGCCTGAGCGCGAGCCTGGTCTTCGAGCAGAGCTACGGCGGCGTCGACGGAGACAGCGCCTCGCTCGCGGAGCTGTGCGCGTTGATCAGCGCGCTCGCGGAGGCGCCCCTCGCGCAGCGGTTCGCGATGACCGGATCGGTCAACCAGATGGGCCAGGTCCAGGCGATCGGCGGCGCGAACGAGAAGGTCGAGGGCTTCTTCGACGTGTGCCGCGAGCGCGGGCTCGACGGGACGCAGGGCGTGATCCTGCCGGCCGCGAACGTGCAACACCTGATGCTCCGCGAGGACGTGGCCGCGGCGGTCGAGGAGGGGACCTTCTCGGTCTACGCGGTCGCGCACGTCGACGAGGCGCTCGCGCTCCTGACGGGGGAGGACCCGGGCGAGCGCGACGAGCACGGGCTCTACTCACGCGGGACGGTCCACTACCGGGTGCGCGCCCGACTCGAGCAGTTCGCGGAGCGCGCGCGCGCGTTCCTCTCGCGGCCGGGAGACGGTGGATGA
- a CDS encoding four helix bundle protein encodes MLRITEEAIVWLRSMKPIWEEVAKHDKNLARQMRDSAASVVGNLAEGERRGGGHERERFGTAYGSAGETRVWLLSAAALGYVSDEAVEGPADWADKARATMWKLMHRG; translated from the coding sequence ATGCTCCGAATCACCGAAGAAGCGATCGTTTGGCTGCGCTCGATGAAGCCGATCTGGGAAGAGGTCGCGAAGCACGACAAGAACCTGGCTCGGCAGATGCGGGACAGCGCGGCGAGCGTGGTCGGGAACCTGGCCGAGGGCGAGCGGCGGGGCGGCGGGCACGAGCGGGAGCGGTTCGGCACGGCCTACGGGTCGGCGGGCGAGACCCGCGTTTGGCTGCTCTCCGCGGCCGCGCTCGGGTACGTGAGTGACGAGGCGGTCGAAGGGCCCGCGGACTGGGCCGACAAGGCGCGCGCGACGATGTGGAAGTTGATGCATCGCGGGTGA
- a CDS encoding alpha-amylase family glycosyl hydrolase, producing MTRRFAILLLATLSLSCAHDALGDQAHVEVQTHVDDWRDQIIYQLLVDRFANGDAHNDWRVDPTALARYQGGDWQGVIDQLDYLEALGVTALWISPVVLNVDTDAGIDGYHGYWAVDFTRVNPHFGDLATLRRLVDECHARGMLIILDIVTNHLGQVFYYDVNQNGQPDESTQGSGSIAPGGSPTQGTSPVARINEFDPDFDIRGIQSFTSLGPAGPAPVRFFDMPEIFRVPPQPAIFQDPNAYNRRGRTLNFDIEEQLLLGDFPGGLKDVNTRNAEVREAMVQVYVDWVLQTDLDGFRIDTIKHVEYEFWEFFAPEVRRRVAAAGKTNFFMFGEAFDGRDDLIGSFTQPGRLDSVFYFSQKFRVFDDVFRNGGPTSNIQRLLEERAVNYGQTPQEGGIGVSPDEVLVNFLDNHDVPRFLFENDGEEGVRELHAALTYLFTEDGIPCLYYGTEQRFNGGNDPSNREPLWRSGYATDGETFQHIARLSRIRRHYRALTHGSFELVWVSDRSGDESDAGVLAFERRTPEGEYALVVINARSDKASRTSFEGAVMEVTARGTLRDVLGDASFGVGADGLLDVELGPNEAVILVPEAEHQAF from the coding sequence ATGACCCGTCGATTCGCGATCCTGCTACTGGCCACCCTCTCGCTCTCCTGCGCGCACGACGCGCTGGGCGACCAGGCCCACGTCGAGGTCCAGACCCACGTCGACGACTGGCGCGACCAGATCATCTATCAGCTGCTCGTCGACCGCTTCGCGAACGGCGACGCGCACAACGACTGGCGCGTCGACCCCACCGCGCTCGCCCGCTACCAGGGCGGCGACTGGCAGGGCGTCATCGACCAGCTCGACTACCTCGAGGCGCTCGGCGTCACCGCGCTCTGGATCAGCCCGGTCGTGCTCAACGTCGACACCGACGCGGGCATCGACGGCTACCACGGGTACTGGGCGGTCGACTTCACGCGGGTCAACCCGCACTTCGGAGACCTCGCCACGCTGCGGCGCCTCGTCGACGAGTGCCACGCGCGCGGGATGCTGATCATCCTCGACATCGTCACCAACCACCTGGGCCAGGTCTTCTACTACGACGTGAACCAGAACGGGCAGCCCGACGAGTCGACCCAGGGCTCCGGATCGATCGCGCCCGGCGGCAGCCCGACCCAGGGCACGAGCCCGGTCGCCCGGATCAACGAGTTCGACCCGGACTTCGACATCCGCGGCATCCAGTCGTTCACCTCGCTCGGCCCGGCCGGCCCCGCGCCGGTGCGCTTCTTCGACATGCCCGAGATCTTCCGGGTCCCGCCGCAGCCCGCCATCTTCCAGGACCCGAACGCCTACAACCGCCGTGGCCGCACGCTGAACTTCGACATCGAGGAGCAGCTCCTGCTCGGCGACTTCCCGGGTGGCCTCAAGGACGTCAACACCCGCAACGCCGAGGTGCGCGAGGCGATGGTGCAGGTCTACGTCGACTGGGTCCTCCAGACCGATCTCGACGGCTTCCGCATCGACACCATCAAGCACGTCGAATACGAGTTCTGGGAGTTCTTCGCCCCCGAGGTGCGCCGCCGCGTCGCCGCCGCCGGCAAGACGAACTTCTTCATGTTCGGCGAGGCGTTCGACGGCCGCGACGACCTGATCGGGAGCTTCACCCAGCCCGGCCGGCTCGACTCGGTCTTCTACTTCTCGCAGAAGTTCCGCGTCTTCGACGACGTCTTCCGCAACGGTGGGCCGACGAGCAACATCCAGCGCCTGCTCGAAGAGCGCGCCGTGAACTACGGCCAGACCCCGCAGGAGGGCGGCATCGGCGTCTCCCCCGACGAGGTGCTCGTCAACTTCCTCGACAACCACGACGTCCCGCGCTTCCTCTTCGAGAACGACGGCGAGGAGGGCGTACGAGAGCTGCACGCGGCCTTGACCTACCTCTTCACCGAGGACGGCATCCCGTGCCTCTACTACGGGACGGAGCAGCGCTTCAACGGCGGGAACGACCCCTCCAACCGCGAGCCGCTCTGGCGCAGCGGATACGCCACCGACGGCGAGACCTTCCAGCACATCGCGCGCCTCAGCCGCATCCGTCGCCACTACCGCGCGCTGACGCACGGGAGCTTCGAGCTGGTCTGGGTCAGTGATCGCAGCGGTGACGAGAGCGACGCGGGCGTCCTGGCGTTCGAGCGCCGCACCCCCGAGGGCGAGTACGCGCTGGTGGTGATCAACGCCCGGAGCGACAAGGCGTCGCGCACGAGCTTCGAGGGCGCGGTCATGGAGGTCACGGCGCGGGGCACGCTGCGCGACGTGCTGGGGGACGCGAGCTTCGGGGTCGGCGCCGATGGGCTGCTCGACGTGGAGCTCGGACCGAACGAGGCCGTCATCCTCGTCCCGGAGGCGGAGCACCAGGCGTTCTGA
- a CDS encoding carbohydrate porin, whose product MRAALALLCLSSPLLLTPLVASAQEEDEAQRPWYQQGAEPDAAPRDEGDGDADEDTAPAPREPGVPPQATIYEPPAGADPQTPGGGGDAPAQRLEEGRAPEGGEADEAEEEEADEDPDAHRGDFYFGSYGRIIAASDLDGRLGRQSRLTAWAPRVDEDDTYAEIELRREDHFAGMDTQIVATVAFGGPLFHFDGEFDEVIAIRNLFAEVRHLLTPGLAVWAGSRMWRGDDVYLYNFWPLDNLNMVGGGLRYALDDIGELSVAVGLSQPNDPFQRQEVLVPARSGFTPETVLFLDRPRLVTAGKLTWWPFGRFAGDGMKAILYGEGHYLPSGRREDEEGFIEQLPDDAGWVVGAQLGGYLTSSRTFANLFVRYARGLGAYDPLGVPFQEGSVIQTGRAEEFRVALSANWEHDFLGLQVGAYYRWFRDADPNIFDRAALSEGSINARPMIWFGRFVGVAVDLSYSGIARSAINEATGGPEGGNVFKLGVVPFVSPFGRGTYTRPHLRVIYSLTVRDDDARALYPALDPRSANNVEHFLGIGVEWWFASSSYGS is encoded by the coding sequence GTGCGCGCCGCCCTCGCCCTCCTCTGCCTCTCGTCGCCGCTCTTGCTGACGCCCCTCGTCGCCTCCGCGCAGGAGGAAGACGAGGCGCAACGGCCCTGGTATCAGCAGGGCGCGGAGCCGGATGCGGCCCCCCGCGACGAGGGAGACGGCGACGCCGACGAGGACACTGCCCCCGCGCCCCGGGAGCCGGGCGTGCCGCCGCAGGCCACCATCTACGAGCCCCCCGCGGGCGCCGACCCGCAGACGCCGGGCGGAGGCGGAGACGCCCCCGCGCAGCGCCTCGAGGAGGGCCGGGCGCCCGAGGGCGGCGAGGCGGACGAGGCAGAAGAAGAGGAGGCGGACGAGGACCCCGACGCCCACCGCGGCGACTTCTACTTCGGCTCCTACGGTCGCATCATCGCCGCGTCCGACCTGGACGGCCGCCTCGGGCGGCAGTCGCGCCTGACCGCGTGGGCCCCGCGCGTGGACGAAGACGACACCTACGCCGAGATCGAGCTGCGGCGCGAGGATCACTTCGCGGGCATGGACACCCAGATCGTCGCCACCGTCGCCTTCGGTGGGCCGCTCTTCCACTTCGACGGGGAGTTCGACGAGGTCATCGCCATCCGCAACTTGTTCGCCGAGGTGCGGCACCTGCTCACCCCGGGGCTCGCGGTGTGGGCCGGCTCGCGCATGTGGCGCGGCGACGACGTCTACCTCTACAACTTCTGGCCGCTCGACAACCTCAACATGGTCGGCGGCGGCCTCCGCTACGCGCTCGACGACATCGGCGAGCTGTCCGTCGCGGTCGGCCTCTCGCAGCCCAACGACCCCTTCCAGCGCCAAGAGGTGCTGGTCCCCGCGCGCTCGGGCTTCACCCCCGAGACGGTGCTCTTCCTCGACCGCCCTCGCCTCGTGACCGCGGGCAAGCTCACCTGGTGGCCCTTCGGTCGCTTCGCGGGCGACGGCATGAAGGCCATCCTCTACGGCGAGGGCCACTACCTCCCGTCGGGTCGGCGCGAAGACGAGGAGGGCTTCATCGAGCAGCTCCCCGACGACGCGGGCTGGGTCGTCGGGGCGCAGCTCGGCGGCTACCTGACCTCGAGCCGCACCTTCGCCAACCTCTTCGTGCGCTACGCGCGCGGCCTCGGCGCCTACGACCCGCTCGGCGTCCCGTTCCAGGAGGGCTCGGTCATCCAGACCGGCCGCGCCGAGGAGTTTCGCGTCGCGCTCAGCGCCAACTGGGAGCACGACTTCCTCGGGCTGCAGGTGGGCGCGTACTACCGCTGGTTCCGCGACGCCGATCCCAACATCTTCGACCGCGCCGCGCTCAGCGAAGGATCCATCAACGCGCGGCCGATGATCTGGTTCGGTCGCTTCGTCGGCGTGGCCGTCGACCTCAGCTACTCGGGCATCGCGCGGAGCGCGATCAACGAGGCGACCGGCGGCCCGGAGGGCGGCAACGTCTTCAAGCTCGGCGTCGTGCCCTTCGTCTCGCCCTTCGGCCGCGGCACCTACACGCGACCGCACCTGCGCGTGATCTACTCGCTGACCGTGCGCGACGACGACGCGCGCGCGCTCTACCCCGCCCTCGACCCCCGCTCCGCCAACAACGTCGAGCACTTCCTCGGCATCGGCGTCGAGTGGTGGTTTGCCTCCAGCAGCTACGGGAGCTGA